The Pseudoxanthomonas sp. SL93 genome segment CGCGCGAATCGGCGGCGCGCAGCGCTTCCTCCTGCTCGATCTGGCCTTCCTTGACCATGCGGAACAGGCACTGGTCGAAGGTTTCCATGCCTTCCTCCAGCGATTCCTCCATGGCCTGTTTCATCTCGTGCACCTGGCCGCGGCGCAACAGGTCGCGGATCATCGGCGTGTTGATCAGCACCTCGGCCGCCGGCAGCCGGCGCCCGTCGATGCCCTTCACCAGGCGCTGCGACACCACGGCGCGCAGGTTCAGCGCCAGGTTCATCAGTACGTTCTTGTGCGCGCTTTCGGGGAAGAAGTTGAGGATGCGCTCTATGGTCTGGTCGGCGTTGTTCGAGTGCAGCGTCGCCAGGCACAGGTGACCGGTCTCGGCGAAGGCGATGGCGGCTTCCATCGTGGTGGCGTCAAGGATTTCGCCGATCAGGATGACGTCCGGCGCCTCGCGCATCGCGTTCTTCAGCGCGTTGTGGAAGGCGTGGGTATCCAGGCCCACTTCACGCTGGTTGACGATGGATTGCTTGTGCCGGTGCAGGTACTCGATGGGGTCCTCGATGGTGAGGATGTGCCCCGTGCTGGTGCTGTTGCGGTAGTCGATCATCGACGCCAGCGAGGTGGACTTGCCCGAGCCGGTGGAGCCGACCAGCAGCACCAGCCCGCGCGGGGTCATGATGATGTCCTTCAGCACCTGCGGCAGGTTCAGTTCCTCGATCGAGGGGATCACGCTGCGGATCGCACGGATCACCATGCCGACTTCGCCGCGCTGCTTGAACACGTTGACGCGGAAGCGGCCGGCGTCCTGCAGGGCAATGGCCATGTTGAGCTCCAGTTCGCGCTCGAACACGGGCACCTGGCCCTCGTCCATCAGCGAATAGGCGATCTTCTTGACCATGCCGGGCGGCAGCCCGGTGTTGCCCAAGGGATAGAGTTTGCCTTCAATCTTGATGTAGACCGGCGCCCCGGTCGTAAGGAACATGTCCGAGGCGTTCTTCTCGGTCATCAGCTTCAGGAAATAGCCGATGTCCATGTGCAATGCTCCCCACGATACGCGGCACCACGTTGCAACGGCGCCAAAGGCTTCCGACAATGGCCGCGCGCACCCCTCAACGCCACGGCACCCCAATGACTGTTAGCTTCGCACACTTCCGCTTCTTCCTGCATGTGATGGCCACCGCAGTAGTGCTATCGGCCATCGGGTCAGCGCCACTGCGCGCCCAGGTCGCGATGACGCCCGAACTGGAAGCGGCCGTGCAGGCCGTGCAGCGTGCCGACCAGGCCGATGCGGACCAGTACGCGCCCGAACCCCTCAACGCCGCCCGCCAGGCGCTCGCCCAGGCGCAGGCCGCGCACGCGGGGCGCGAAAAGAAGCTGGCGGCCGACCTGGCGCTGCGGGCCACGGTGGATGCGGACCTGGCGCGCGCGCGCAGCCAGGAAGCCGTGGCGGCCGCCGAAGTCCAGCAGCGCCGCGCGGAGATCGCCGAGCTGCAACGCACGCTGGGCGGGGAGGGCGGTCGATGAGCGCCCGTCATCTGGCACTGGCGGTGCTGTTCTCGGTGGCCGTGGCGCCGGCCTGGGCGGCGGACAATCCGCTGGTGGTGCAGTTGAACCAGCGGCTGTCCGCGCTGCAGGCCGATCCGGCACTGGCCGATCTGGCGTCCTACGAGAAGTTGCAGGCGCAGCACGCCATTGCGGCGTTTGACGACGCCCGCCGGAGCCAACGCGACACCGCGCAGTACATCGCCGAGCGCCGGGTGGAGATCGCCGAAGTGGCCGCCCGTGCGCAAGCGGCGCGCCGCGAGGCCGACCGCCTGGACCGCACCCGCAGCGAGCTGCTGGTGGAAGCCAGCCGCCGTGAGGCCGAGCGCGCCCGTCGCGAGGCCGAGCGCCTGCGGGTACAGGCCCAGATCCAGGCCGAAGAAGCCGAACGCCTGCGACTGGCCGCCGAAGCCGAGACGATCGCCCGCCAGGAGGCCGAGAGCACGCTGGATACGGTGGCCGGCCAGCAGGCCAACCGCCTGAGTGCGGCCCGCCAGCGCGAACTGAAACTGGCGCGCGAAGAGGCGGAACTGATGTCCGGTGCCAAGCTGCCCGCCTCCAGGTTCGACAGCCGGGGCGAGGTCTTCACTCTGGGGTCGGACAGTTTCGCGGCCGGCTCGGCGAAGTTGTCGGGTGGTGGTTCGTCCAGTGCCAGCGCGCTGGCGGCGTACCTGCAGGCCAACCCGAAGGCGAAGGCGCGCATCGACGGGTATGGCGACAGCCAGACCCCGGGCCAGCGGCGCGCCGACGCGGTGCGCGACGCGCTGACGGCCGGTGGCGTGGCCCGCAACCGGCTGCAGAGCAGTGGCAAGGGGACGGGTACCCGCAGCAAGGCCGTGGAACTGGTCATCACGCACTGATTTCCCTTTATTTAATAAAAGCTTGCCCCCGGGCGCCCCGGCTCCCGACGCCTGGACGGGAGACGGTCTTCACATGGCTGTCCCTGGTCGATAGGGCGGTTGCTCCGGCCCTTGCCGGTCCGGTTTTCGAGGAGTAGGGTCGTATACCCAAGCGGCCTCCCGTCGCTTGGCTCACCGGAGAATCGCGCCGATGACGCCCGTACCCATCCCGCAGGAGACCGCCGCAGGCAACCAGGCTGCAGCGGGCATTCCGGTGGGAAGTGCCCGCGACACCCGCAAGATGCTCCGCTCCCAAGCCAACGCCCCGTGCCTGTGAAGGCCGGGGCGTTCGTATTTCCGCTGAAGGAGGTAACGACCATGTTCGAAGGACAACCGCAGACCGAAATCGACGCACTCATCAAGGCCGATCCGGAGTTCAAGCAGCTGTACCAGCGCCACCGCGAGCTGGACAAGAAGGTCACCGACGCCGAACTGGGCGTGCTGCCCATCGACGACACCCTGCTGGGCCAGATGAAGCGCGAGAAGCTCCACGCCAAGGAGCGATTGCTCCGGATCTACGACGCCAAGCCGCACTAGCCTCCCCCAGGACGCTTTCATTGCCGCGGGCGGCGGCGACTCCCTCGTCTGTCGTCGCCGTCCGCGTCACCCAGATGCGATAATCCGGGCCACATTTCAGACCCGGGCGCACGGCCAGCATGGCGATCCACTCTTCCGTACTCGACCTGATCGGCGACACGCCGATCGTCAAGACCCAGCGCCTGGACACCGGCGTCTGCGAGCTCTACCTGAAGCTGGAAAGCGCCAACCCCGGCGGCTCCATCAAGGACCGCATCGGACTGTCGATGATCGGGGCGGCCGAGAAGCGGGGCGACCTGAAGCCCGGCGCCACGCTGGTGGAAGGGACGGCAGGCAACACCGGCATCGGCTTGGCGCTGGTGGCCCAGCAGAAGGGCTACAAGCTGCTGCTGGTGGTCCCGGACAAGATGAGCCGGGAGAAGATCTTCAACCTGAAGGCCATGGGCGCCGAGGTCATCCTGACCCGCTCCGACGTGGCCAAGGGACATCCCGAGTACTACCAGGACCTGGCCGAGCGCATCGCGCGCGAGACGCCCGGGGCCTACTTCATCAACCAGTTCGGCAACCCCGACAACCCGGCCGCGCACGAATTCGGCACCGGTCCGGAGATCCTGCGCCAGATGGACGGCCAGCTGGACGCCATCGTGTTCGGCTGCGGCAGCTCCGGCACCATGACCGGCCTCTCGCGCTGCTTTGCCGAGCATTCGCCAGGCACCGAGCTGGTGCTGGCCGACCCCGTGGGCTCCATCCTCACCCAGTACATCAACGAAGGCACGCTGAGCGAAAAGTCCGGCAGCTGGCTGGTCGAAGGCATCGGCGAGGACTTCCTGCCGCAGATCTCCGATTTCACCCGGGTGAAGAAGGCCTATTCGATCAGCGACCGCGAAAGCTTCCTGACGGCGCGCGAACTGTTGGCCAAGGAGGGCGTGCTGGGCGGTTCCTCCACCGGCACGCTGCTGGCCGCGGCCTTGAAGTACTGCCGGGAACAGACCACGCCGAAGAAGGTGCTGGTGTTCGTCTGCGATACGGGCAACAAGTACCTGTCCAAGATGTACAACGACTACTGGATGCTGGACAACGGTTTCATCGACCGGCCCCAGTACGGCGACCTGCGCGACCTGATCCTGCGGCCCTACAGCCAGCGCGACACCGTTGTGGTCAGCCCCACCGACCTGCTCACGACCGCCTACCAGCGCATGAAGCTGTACGACGTCTCGCAGCTGCCGGTGATGGAAGGCGACCGGCTGGCGGGCATCGTCGACGAGAGCGATGTGCTGCTGCATGTCTACGGCGACGAGGCCAGGTTCCGCGACCCGGTCTCGACCGCCATGGTCAGCAAGCTGGACCGGCTGGACGTGCGCTCGCCCATCGAAGCCCTGCTGCCGGTCTTCGACCGGGGCCAGGTGGCCATCATCACCGACGGTGACGCCTTCCTGGGCCTGATCACCCGCATTGACCTGCTGAACTATCTGAGACGCCGCGCACAGTAAGCCCTTCGGCGCTTCCCGCGTAGCGGCGGGAACGGCGTGTCATGGACAGTGCATTAAGGCGCAGCTGGTAAACTTGCCGGCTGTTCAAGGAAACGAATATGTCGCAGAACCATTCCGATGCCAGTGGGCAGGCCGACGGCTTCGCGCTGGGCACCCTGGCCATCCACGGCGGCCAGGCGCCCGACCCCACCACCGGGGCCGTGATGCCGCCGATCTACGCCACGTCGACATACGCGCAGAGCAGCCCGGGTGTGCACCAGGGCTTCGAGTACTCCCGCACCCACAATCCCACGCGTTTCGCCTACGAACGCTGCGTGGCGGCGCTGGAGGGCGGTACCCGGGGCTTCGCGTTCGCCTCCGGCATGGCCGCGACATCGACCGTGCTGGAACTGCTGGACAGCGGCAGCCACGTCGTCGCCATGGACGATATCTACGGCGGCAGTTACCGGCTGTTCGAACGCGTGCGCAAGCGCAGCGCCGGCCTGGACTTCAGTTTCGTCGACCTGACCGACCTGGCGGCATTCGAGGCCGCGATCCGTCCCGAAACACGGCTGGTATGGGTGGAAACCCCCACCAACCCCATGCTGAAGATCGTCGACATCGCCGCCATCTGCGACATCGCGCACAAGCGCGGCCTGCGGGTGGTCGTCGACAACACCTTCGCCTCGCCCATCCTGCAGCGCCCGCTGCTGTTGGGCGCCGATATCGTCATGCATTCGGCCACCAAATACCTCAACGGCCACTCCGACATGGTCGGCGGCATGGTGGTGGTGGGCGACGACGCGGAACTTGCCGAGCAGATGGCCTTCCTGCAGAACTCGATCGGCGCCGTTCAAGGCCCGTTCGACAGCTTCCTGGCGCTGCGTGGCCTGAAGACCCTGCACCTGCGCATGAAAGCGCACTGCGAAAACGCGCTCGCGCTGGCGCAGTGGCTGGAGACGCATC includes the following:
- a CDS encoding PilT/PilU family type 4a pilus ATPase, which encodes MDIGYFLKLMTEKNASDMFLTTGAPVYIKIEGKLYPLGNTGLPPGMVKKIAYSLMDEGQVPVFERELELNMAIALQDAGRFRVNVFKQRGEVGMVIRAIRSVIPSIEELNLPQVLKDIIMTPRGLVLLVGSTGSGKSTSLASMIDYRNSTSTGHILTIEDPIEYLHRHKQSIVNQREVGLDTHAFHNALKNAMREAPDVILIGEILDATTMEAAIAFAETGHLCLATLHSNNADQTIERILNFFPESAHKNVLMNLALNLRAVVSQRLVKGIDGRRLPAAEVLINTPMIRDLLRRGQVHEMKQAMEESLEEGMETFDQCLFRMVKEGQIEQEEALRAADSRDGLALKFRLSEGSKGEHDPYADYDSSGSSPRITHGFG
- a CDS encoding DUF4398 domain-containing protein, which gives rise to MTVSFAHFRFFLHVMATAVVLSAIGSAPLRAQVAMTPELEAAVQAVQRADQADADQYAPEPLNAARQALAQAQAAHAGREKKLAADLALRATVDADLARARSQEAVAAAEVQQRRAEIAELQRTLGGEGGR
- a CDS encoding OmpA family protein; protein product: MSARHLALAVLFSVAVAPAWAADNPLVVQLNQRLSALQADPALADLASYEKLQAQHAIAAFDDARRSQRDTAQYIAERRVEIAEVAARAQAARREADRLDRTRSELLVEASRREAERARREAERLRVQAQIQAEEAERLRLAAEAETIARQEAESTLDTVAGQQANRLSAARQRELKLAREEAELMSGAKLPASRFDSRGEVFTLGSDSFAAGSAKLSGGGSSSASALAAYLQANPKAKARIDGYGDSQTPGQRRADAVRDALTAGGVARNRLQSSGKGTGTRSKAVELVITH
- a CDS encoding YdcH family protein — translated: MFEGQPQTEIDALIKADPEFKQLYQRHRELDKKVTDAELGVLPIDDTLLGQMKREKLHAKERLLRIYDAKPH
- a CDS encoding pyridoxal-phosphate dependent enzyme — its product is MAIHSSVLDLIGDTPIVKTQRLDTGVCELYLKLESANPGGSIKDRIGLSMIGAAEKRGDLKPGATLVEGTAGNTGIGLALVAQQKGYKLLLVVPDKMSREKIFNLKAMGAEVILTRSDVAKGHPEYYQDLAERIARETPGAYFINQFGNPDNPAAHEFGTGPEILRQMDGQLDAIVFGCGSSGTMTGLSRCFAEHSPGTELVLADPVGSILTQYINEGTLSEKSGSWLVEGIGEDFLPQISDFTRVKKAYSISDRESFLTARELLAKEGVLGGSSTGTLLAAALKYCREQTTPKKVLVFVCDTGNKYLSKMYNDYWMLDNGFIDRPQYGDLRDLILRPYSQRDTVVVSPTDLLTTAYQRMKLYDVSQLPVMEGDRLAGIVDESDVLLHVYGDEARFRDPVSTAMVSKLDRLDVRSPIEALLPVFDRGQVAIITDGDAFLGLITRIDLLNYLRRRAQ
- a CDS encoding cystathionine gamma-synthase; translation: MSQNHSDASGQADGFALGTLAIHGGQAPDPTTGAVMPPIYATSTYAQSSPGVHQGFEYSRTHNPTRFAYERCVAALEGGTRGFAFASGMAATSTVLELLDSGSHVVAMDDIYGGSYRLFERVRKRSAGLDFSFVDLTDLAAFEAAIRPETRLVWVETPTNPMLKIVDIAAICDIAHKRGLRVVVDNTFASPILQRPLLLGADIVMHSATKYLNGHSDMVGGMVVVGDDAELAEQMAFLQNSIGAVQGPFDSFLALRGLKTLHLRMKAHCENALALAQWLETHPAVEKVIYPGLPSHPQHDLAKRQMQRFGGIISIVLKGGFEAARKLCENTTLFTLAESLGGVESLINHPAVMTHASIPVERREKLGISDGLVRLSVGVEDKEDLLSDLSLGLA